The genomic stretch GTGGGCGCCTGGCTGGCGGCGTCGCCCTTGCGCCAGAACATCACGCGGTCGGCGAAGCTCGGATCCTTGTGGGCGATGTCGCCGAACTCGTCATCGACGACGTAGCGGGCCAAGGGATCGGCCTGTTCGGCGCCGGCCTGGGCGACCAGAACCTGTTCGCCGGGGGTGCGGGTGATCGCCTGACGCTGGCCCAGCAGAATCTGGCGGGCGGCGCTCTCGGGCGCCAGTTCCTGCGGACGCGGCTGGCCGGGCGCGGGCGGGCGCAGGCCGTACTCGGGCGGCACGCTCAGCGGCGCGGTGGAGACGGTGACGAACTCGTCCGGCACGACCTTGGTCAGGCCGATGCCTTGCTTGATGGTGCCGCAGGCCGAAACGGCGAGCGCGGCTGAGGCGGCGAGGGTCAATACGGCGACGCTGCGAATACGCATGGTTTCAGGCTCTGATCGGCTGATGCACGGAACGCCCCTGCAGGCGCTGTTGGCATAGTGAAGAGGGGGTGATTACGACTTTTCGGGGGCCGCGCCAACCTTCGAGCCTGATCGGTGGAGACGGCGATCCCGCCGAGGCCGTGAATCAGGCTCTGGATCGGACGAAAGCCGGGTTCAGGCTTTCGCGGCCCTGTCTGACAGGAAGCTGTCCAGAATCAGCAGGACGACGCCGATGGTGATGGCGCTGTCGGCGATATTGAACACCCAAGGGAAGACGCCCGTGCCCGAGACGTCGATGAAGTCGACGACATAGCCGAACCGCACCCGGTCGATCACATTGCCCAGGGCCCCGCCCATGACGAAACCGATGGCGGTGATCAGCAGGCGGCGATCCGACTGGGTCGCCCACCAGGCCAGGCCGGCCGAGACGATGACCGAGAAGATGGTCAGCCCCCAGCGCGCCTCGCCCCCGCCGAACAGGCCGAAGCTGACCCCGGTGTTCTGTACGAAGGTGAAGCGCAGGATCGGCGGAATCACCTCGGCGAACACATAGCCGACGGGGATCTGGCTGACCGACGCCACGTCCGGCAGGCTCAGAATCCAGGCCTTGGTCAGCTGGTCCAGAACGATGATCAGAACGGCGATGCCGTAGGCGGCCAGGGCGATGCGAGTGATCTTCATGCGGCGGCGGTTAGCAGGAAGCGGCGCCGGGGCGAAGCGGAAAACCACCCAGGCCCGAACTTCAAGTCGGCGATTTCAGGATGGGAAAAGAAAAATGGCGCCCATGGCGATTCGTGCGGCCATCATCGTTTGCCGGGCGAAAACGGCGATCAACTCGCCTCAGATGAGAGTGGATTAGAATGGCGTCATGATCCGGCCGCCGCTCATTCCTGTCGAACCCGTCCCGTCGGCGACCCATGCCGGGTCGCAGGTTTGGCACGATTGGCGCCTTGTCACCCTGTTTTCGCGCCAAGCGCGGGTTGGCGGGTTGGCGCTTTGTCACCCTGTTTTTACGCCAAGCGCCAACGTCAGAACAGGTCGCCCTGGCTTGTCGTCGGCGATACTGGCGTCGGCGGTTTCGGCTTTGGCGTGGGCTTGAGGGGCGTGGGTTTGAGGGGCGGGGGCGACGCGGCCCGTCCATCCTCGCCATCGATGGTCGCGCCCCGCGCGCCGTCGCCGAACACCAGCCGCACCGCCTGGCCGGCCTCCAGCCCCGCCGCTGCGGTGATCCAGTCGCCGTCGGCGGTCTCGACCCGTGCAAAGCCGGGCTTGGGCCGACCGGGGTCCAGCGTGGCCAGCGCCCGCGACAGGGCGTTCAGCCGGTCCTGGTCGCGGGTCAGCCGCCGCTCGACCGTCGGCTTGAACCGGGCTGCGACGGCGTTCAGTCGGTCGCCCCGACGCTCCAGCGCCCGGTCCAGCAACCCGCGCCCCAGTCGCCCGCCGACGCCGGCCAGCCGCCGTTCGTGGACCGAGACATTGCGTTGCAGCCCCGATCCCAGCCGGCTCGACACATGGTCCAGCCGCTGCTGCGCCAGGGCCAGCAGGTCTTCCGGCCGCGCCGGCAGGCCGCGCGCCACGGCCCGCAGCCGGGTGCGCCGATCCTCGATCAGCCGCCCGCCCGCCAGGACCATGCGCCGGTCCAGGTCGGCGACGGCATATCTCAGGTCCGCCAGCACCGGCGTCGCGATCTCGGCCGCGCCCGTCGGCGTCGGCGCGCGCCGGTCGGAGACGAAGTCGATCAGGGTGGTGTCCGTCTCGTGCCCCACGGCCGAGATGATCGGGATCCGCGCCGCCGCCACCGTCCGGGCCAGGGCTTCGTCATTGAAGCACCACAGGTCTTCGACCGAGCCGCCGCCGCGCGCGACGATCAGCAGGTCGGGGCGCGGGATCGGCCCATCCGGCGTCATCGCGTCAAAACCGCGAATGGCGTTGGCCACCTGGCCGCTGGCCGCTTCGCCCTGGACCACCACGGGCCAGACGATCACCCGGCAGGGCCAGCGTTCGGCGATCCGGTGCAGGACGTCGCGGATCACCGCACCCGTAGGGCTGGTGATCACGCCGATGGTGCGCGGGAACTGGGGCAGGGGCTTCTTACGCCCCGGCTCGAACAGGCCTTCCTCGCGCAGCCGGACCTTCAGCCGCTCCAACTGGGCCAGCAGGGCGCCGGCGCCGGCCGCCTCCATGGTCTCGATCACGATCTGGTACGAGGACCGCGCCGGGTACGAGGTGATCTTGCCGGTGACGATGACCTCCAGCCCTGCCTCCGGCTGGACCCCCAGGCCCCGCACCGAGCCCTTCCAGATCACCCCGTCGATGGCCGACTTGTCGTCCTTCAGGGTCAGATAGATATGGCCCGAGGCGTGACGATTGACCTTGGACACCTCGCCCCTCAGCCGGACGTGGCCGAATCGTTCCTCCAGCGTCCGCTTCAGGGCGAAGGACAGTTCCGAGATCGACAGGGGCGGATTGTTGTCGCGCGGGGCGGCGGCCTCGGCCGGGCCTTCGAACACATAGGAGTCGTCGCTCATCGGCCTATCCTAGCCTGCGTCGATCCGCGCGGGAACAGGATCGACGCTGTCCCGTTCGCCTTTCATGGCCGTCGACCCTCCAGGAACCGATCCGGACGACCGCGACCCGCGAGAGCGCGGCCTGATGCGCCGCAGCGTCGATGGCGGGGCCATGAGCCCCTGGCTGATCATTGGCGGGATCGCCCTGATCGGCCTGGCCGTTTACGTCCTTTCCGCCGTGTTCTGACGCTTCAGCCCCGCGGACGCTTGACCGCCCGACGCAGGCCCGTCATTGCCGACTTCATGATTATTCTTCTCGTCGGATCGGGCGGGCGCGAACACGCCCTGGCCTGGAAGATCGCCCAGTCGCCGCTGGTCAAACGCCTCGTCGCCGCCCCCGGCAATCCCGGCATCGAGAAGCTGTGCGAGCTTCGTCCGGTCAAGGCTGACGACGCCGAGGGCCTCGCCGCTCTGGCCCGCGAGATCAAGGCGGACCTGGTCGTGGTCGGGCCTGAAGTGGCCCTGGCCGCCGGTCTCGCCGACCGTCTGGCCTCGGCCGGCATTCCCTGTTTCGGCCCCACCGCCAAGGCGGCCCAGCTGGAGGTGTCCAAGGCCTTTTCCAAGGCCTTCCTGGAACGCCACGAAATCCCCACCGCCGGCTACGGCGTCTATGACACGGTCAAGGACGCCAAGGCCGCCCTGGACGTGTTCAAGCCTCCCTATGTGATCAAGGCCGACGGCCTGGCCGCCGGCAAGGGCGTGGCCATCAGCCCCGACCGTCCCGACGCCGAGGCTGAGATCGAGCGCATGCTGGGCGGCCGCTTCGGCGCCGCCGGCGCCCGCGTCGTCATCGAAGAGTTCATGGACGGCGAAGAAGGCTCGCTCTTCGCCCTGTGCGACGGCAAACAGGCCATCCTGTTCGGCGGCGCCCAGGACCACAAGCGCGCCTTCGACGGCGACACCGGCCCCAACACCGGCGGCATGGGCGCCTATTCGCCCGCGCCCGTCTTCACCGCCGACCTGGTGCAGCAGGCCGACGAACGGATCGTCCAGCCCACCATCCGCAAGATGGCCGAGGAGGGCGCCCCCTATCGCGGCGTCCTCTACGCCGGCCTGATGGCCACCGCCGACGGTCCCAAGGTGGTCGAGTTCAACGCCCGCTTCGGCGACCCCGAATGCCAGGTGCTGATGATGCGCATGGCGGGGGACATCGTCCCCTATCTGTTGGGCTGCGCGCGAGGTGACGTCTCGGGCCTGCCGTCCCCGGCCTTCAAGCCTCAGACGGTGATCTGTGTCGTCATGGCGGCCAAGGGCTATCCCGACAGCCCGCTGGAAGGCTCGATCATCCGCGGCGCCGACCAGGACTTCGGCCCCCACGTCCAGGTCTTCCACGCCGGAACCCGACGCCGCGACGACGGCCAACTGTGCGCCGCCGGCGGCCGCGTCCTGAACATCTGCGCCGAGGGCGACGACATCGCCCAGGCCCGCGAACGCGCCTACGACGCCATCCGCAAGATCGACTGGCCCGGCGGCTTCAACCGCTCCGACATCGGCTGGCGGGCGCTGGGGCGGGCGTAGGCGGGCTTAAGCCCAGGCGAACAGCAGCCGGCCTTCGCCCATCCGCTCGCGCAGCTCCGGCAGATCGGTGTGGGCCACCGAGAAACAGCCGTAGCTGCGGCCCAGCTTGCCTTCGCGCGCCAGGAAGTCGGGGTCGGCGTAGTCGGCGCCGTGGATGATTATGGCCCGCTCGCGCGCCTTGTCGTTGGTGTATTCCAGCCCGTCCAGCAGGACATTCGGCCCCTGCTGCGCGCCCCAACCGGCGCCTGCGGTGGCGTAGGCGCCGACCGAGGACATGTTGGAATCCGGCGTGTTGGAGAAGCGTTGGGCATAGCCTGTGTGGCTGGGGTCCGAACCGCGTCCGTGGCAGGTGCGCAGAACCTTGACCTCGCCCGCGACGAGATCGACCTCGTACAGCCGCTCTTCGCCCGAGAATTTCTTGAAATCGACCAGGTACATGCGGTCGCGCAGCGGGATTTTCCGGTGGTGGACGTCCAGGGCGGCCATCGCCCTTTCCATCAGTTCCTTGCGCACATGGCCGCGCGGATCGAGAGGCGGCGGCGTGACGACAAGGGCTTCGACGACGGGGGCAGGAGCCGGTGTCGGGATGGGTTCGACCACCGCCAACTGCGTCAACGGAGCGGATGCGCCCGCGCTGGCGCAACCGGCCAGCATGGCCGATCCGCCCAGAATGAGTCCTCGTCTTGAAAGCCGCATGCGACGCCCTCGTTGCGGTTTATCTTCGGAGATGTTTGTTTCAAATGGTTACGGGCAAGGCAACCTGAGCCTTGTGGGGCATTTTTGCGGCGCCGCGCCGCAGGGGAAAAATCGATGATGCGTTTCGGTCTAGCGCTGGCGGTGCTGATGGCTTCAGCCTCGGTCGCGGCTGCGCAGCAAACCCCCGCTGGGGCTCAGGTTTCACCGAGTCAGACGACGACGTTTGTCGAGGCGGGCCGATTGCTGGCCGATCCTTCGAACGGCGTTGTGCAGCGCGGTAAAACTCTCGTGATCAGGGGGAACCAAGTCGTCGAGATCCGCGACGGCTTTGTCGGCGACCCGTCCCAGGGGCGAGTCGTCGATCTGCGCGAGTCTTTCGTCCTGCCCGGTTTGATCGACAGCCACGTCCATCTGACGGGCCAACAAAATCCCAATTCTCGCCTCGAGGAAGTGACTCAGTCAGACGCGACACAGGCCATGGTGGGGGCCCGCTACGCCCGGCGCACCCTGATGGCCGGTTTCACCACCGTGGCGGACTTGGGCGCCAGCAACGCGGCCATTTTCGCCCTGCGCGAGGCGGTGAAGACCGGCGACGTGCCCGGCCCGCGCATTATCGCGGCCGGATCATCAGTCTCGATCCACGGCGGCCACGGCGACGCCAACGGCTTCCGCGAGGATGTCCTTCATCTGCTGTCGCCTGAAAGCGTTTGCTCTGGGGCTGAGGACTGTATGCGCGCGGTCCGCACCCAGGTCCGTTCGGGCGCCGACATCATCAAGATCACCGCCACGGGCGGCGTCTTGTCCAACACAGCCGCCGGCCTGAACCAGCAGTTCACCGATCCCGAACTGGCCGCCATCGTCGAGAGCGCCCACCGCATGGGCCGTCAGGTCACGGCCCACGCCCATGGCGTGGACGGGATCAACGCCTTCCTGAGGGCCGGCGGCGATTCCATCGAACACGGCACCTATCTGGACGATCAGTCGATCCGGCTGTTCAAGCAGAACGGCGCCTGGCTGGTGCCGACCCTGTTGGCTGGGGATTTTGTCGCCCGCGTCGCCTCGGGGTCGAACAACTTCTTCACCCCGGCCCAAACCGCCAAGGCGCTGGAGGCGGGGCCGAAGATGCTGGACATGGCGCGGCGCGCGCATGAGGGCGGGGTGAAGATCGCCTTCGGAACCGATTCCGGGGTCTCGGCCCATGGGGACAACGCGCAGGAGTTCGCTCTTCTGGTTCGGGCCGGCCTGACCCCGCTGGAAGCTATTCAGGCCGCCACCGTCGGCGCGGCCGAGCATCTGCGCATTTCCCGCGAGGCGGGGAAGATTGTTCCGGGCATGCCGGCCGACATCGTCGCCGTGACGGGCGACCCGCTGACGGACGTCACCGAATTGGAGCGGATGAAGTTCGTGATGAAGTCCGGCGTGGTCTACCGCGCCGACTGAATCCGGGAGGTCAGGAAGGCGGTGAAGGCCGCCTCATCCTCGAACCGGGCGACGACCGGCCAGGCCGTAACGCGCGCGCGCTGATCGGGCGTCAGCCGCACCCAGTCCTTTTCCGTCGTGATCAGGCCGGCGTCGTAGACCCCAGCCCGATCCATCAGGAACGCCATGTCTGCGGCGCTATAGGCCGCATGGTCGGGGAAGGGGACGAAGTCCGCCAGGTCGCACCCCGCCGCCTTCAGCGACCGCTCGACCTTCCACGGCTTGGCGATGCCGGCGAACCCGACCTGAGGCCCAGGCGGCGGCGGCCCTTCGGGCGTCAGGCGCGCGACGAAGATGGGCAGGCCATCGAACACGGCCAGCAGCTCGAGATCAGCCGTCTCCAGATCGGTCGGCAACATGACGACCACCGCATCGGCGCGGGCCAGCCCGGCCTTCAGCGGCTCGCGCATCGGCCCTGAGGGAAAGACCGACCCATCTCCGAACGGCCATTCGTCGTTCCGCGTCTCGCCATCCACGATGATCAGACTGACAGTCTTGCTTAGCGCCGGATTCTGGTGACCATCGTCCAGCACCAGGGCCAGCGCCCCTTCGGCCTGGGCCGCCATCGCCCCGGCGACGCGGTCGCGCGAAATCCAGACGGGGGCGTCCAGGGCCAGCATCAGGGGTTCGTCGCCGACGTCCGCCGCCGTGTGGGCCTCAGGATCGACCCGGACCGGACCTTCCAGCCGGCCGCCATAGCCGCGTGACAACCCTTGCGCCTCCACGCCCGCAGCGCGCAACAGCCGCAGCGTCTCGCGCGCAACCGGGGTCTTGCCCGACCCGCCGACGGTCAGATTGCCGACCGATATCACGGCGCAGCCCGGATCGACGGGCACAGTCCGGGCGATCCGCCGGGCCGTGACGTTGGCCCAGATCCAGCCCAGCGGCTTCAGCACGGTGCGCGTCACCCGCGCATGATCTCGGTCGCGGACATACCACCAGCGCGGCGTGTTCAGCTTCATCGCCTGGGCCTCTTCTGCGGCGTCAGCGGCGACAGCCAGGTCCACAGCCGATCCAGACCGCCGCCCGCCTCGGCCGCCGCGCGCCGGGCGCGCTCGCCCATAGCCTTGGCCGCCGCCGGATCGGCCAGCAGGGGCGCCACCGCCTCGGCCAGGTCCCAGGGCGCCTGGACCAGGATCAGGCCGCCCGCCTCGGCCAGGGCCGAGGTGACGGTCGCCCAGTTCGAGGCGTCCGGCCCCGTCACGGTCGGTCGGCCCAGCCGCGCGGGCTCCAGCGGATTATGCCCTCCCACCGCCGGCAGACCCAGGGCCGGGGCGAACGATCCACCCATCACCACCACGTCCGCCAGGCGCAGGAACAGGCCCATCTCGTTCAGGGTGTCGGCCAGATAGACGTCGGTGTCCCGCCCTATGGTCTCGCCGCGCGACCGCATGGCGAAGACCACGCCCTCGCGCTGCAAGGCCGCGGCGATGTGCGGCCCCCGTTCCGGATGGCGGGGCAGCAGGATCAGACAGGCGCGCTCGGCCAGCTTGTCCAGGGCGCGGACGATGGCGATCTCTTCACCCTCGTGGGTGCTGGCGGCCACGACCACCGGCCGGTCGCCGATGGCGGCGCTGAGGCGGCTGAAGGCGGCCGTATCATGGGGCAGGGGCTCGCCCGCCAACTTCAGATTGACCAGGCCGTCGATGCGCGCGCCCAGGCCCTCCAGCCGTTCGGCCGACAGTTGATCCTGGGGCAACACCAGGTCAAAGGCGCCCGTCACCGCCCGCGCCGATGCCGGAAATCGCGCCCAGCCCTCGACCGTCTTTTCGGTCACGCGCGCACTGACCAAGGCCAGTTTCACCCCGCGCCGATGCGCCTCCAGAAGCATGTTGGGCCACAGTTCGCTCTCGACGAAGATCGCCAGGCTGGGTCGCCAGTGATCCAGGAACCGCGCCACGACGCCGGGTCCGTCCACCGGCGCATACTGATGGATCACCCCCTTCGGCAGACGGTCGGCCAGGATTCGCGCCGAGGTCACCGTGCCGGAGGTCACCAGCACCGTCAGGTCCGGCCGCATCTTCACGAACCGCTCGACAAGCGGCAACAGGGACAGGGTCTCGCCCACGCTGACGCCGTGCAGCCAGACCAGATCGCCCTGTGGCCGTTCGATGCCGGTGAAACCCATCCGTTCATCGACGCGCGCCGGGTCTTCCTTGCCCTTGGCGGCGCGGCCGTCCAGCAGACGCGGGGCCAGCGGCTCTAAGGCCCGCGTCAGCAGCCGATAGGCCAGCAGCGGCAAGGGCGTCACGACTTCAGTCCCGTAATGGCGTCGGCCCGCGCCTCGACCGCAGTCAGTCGGGCCGTCCAGTCGGTGACGACGTCCGCCATGTCGGCGCCTTCGGGGAAGTCGGCGCGATCCCAGACCACGGCGCCCTTGCCGAAGGGCAGGGGCAGCACGGCGCGGTCCCAACTGTTGAAGCGGATCGCGGGGTTGCAGGACAGGCCGATGAACAGGGCCGGCGCCCCGGACAGCTTGGCCATCAGGGGCAGGCCTTCGCCCATGACCCGGGCGGGGCCGCGCGGACCGTCGGGCGTCAGGGCCAGGGCGCCGATCTTCAGCTGTTTCAGGCCGTCGCGCAGG from Brevundimonas sp. SL130 encodes the following:
- a CDS encoding DUF3035 domain-containing protein — translated: MRIRSVAVLTLAASAALAVSACGTIKQGIGLTKVVPDEFVTVSTAPLSVPPEYGLRPPAPGQPRPQELAPESAARQILLGQRQAITRTPGEQVLVAQAGAEQADPLARYVVDDEFGDIAHKDPSFADRVMFWRKGDAASQAPTVRQTADGQQTIDASTEAERLQALTGGQKTITITPRQSRGFKLPGL
- the lspA gene encoding signal peptidase II → MKITRIALAAYGIAVLIIVLDQLTKAWILSLPDVASVSQIPVGYVFAEVIPPILRFTFVQNTGVSFGLFGGGEARWGLTIFSVIVSAGLAWWATQSDRRLLITAIGFVMGGALGNVIDRVRFGYVVDFIDVSGTGVFPWVFNIADSAITIGVVLLILDSFLSDRAAKA
- the xseA gene encoding exodeoxyribonuclease VII large subunit, producing MSDDSYVFEGPAEAAAPRDNNPPLSISELSFALKRTLEERFGHVRLRGEVSKVNRHASGHIYLTLKDDKSAIDGVIWKGSVRGLGVQPEAGLEVIVTGKITSYPARSSYQIVIETMEAAGAGALLAQLERLKVRLREEGLFEPGRKKPLPQFPRTIGVITSPTGAVIRDVLHRIAERWPCRVIVWPVVVQGEAASGQVANAIRGFDAMTPDGPIPRPDLLIVARGGGSVEDLWCFNDEALARTVAAARIPIISAVGHETDTTLIDFVSDRRAPTPTGAAEIATPVLADLRYAVADLDRRMVLAGGRLIEDRRTRLRAVARGLPARPEDLLALAQQRLDHVSSRLGSGLQRNVSVHERRLAGVGGRLGRGLLDRALERRGDRLNAVAARFKPTVERRLTRDQDRLNALSRALATLDPGRPKPGFARVETADGDWITAAAGLEAGQAVRLVFGDGARGATIDGEDGRAASPPPLKPTPLKPTPKPKPPTPVSPTTSQGDLF
- the purD gene encoding phosphoribosylamine--glycine ligase → MIILLVGSGGREHALAWKIAQSPLVKRLVAAPGNPGIEKLCELRPVKADDAEGLAALAREIKADLVVVGPEVALAAGLADRLASAGIPCFGPTAKAAQLEVSKAFSKAFLERHEIPTAGYGVYDTVKDAKAALDVFKPPYVIKADGLAAGKGVAISPDRPDAEAEIERMLGGRFGAAGARVVIEEFMDGEEGSLFALCDGKQAILFGGAQDHKRAFDGDTGPNTGGMGAYSPAPVFTADLVQQADERIVQPTIRKMAEEGAPYRGVLYAGLMATADGPKVVEFNARFGDPECQVLMMRMAGDIVPYLLGCARGDVSGLPSPAFKPQTVICVVMAAKGYPDSPLEGSIIRGADQDFGPHVQVFHAGTRRRDDGQLCAAGGRVLNICAEGDDIAQARERAYDAIRKIDWPGGFNRSDIGWRALGRA
- a CDS encoding murein L,D-transpeptidase catalytic domain family protein, whose protein sequence is MRLSRRGLILGGSAMLAGCASAGASAPLTQLAVVEPIPTPAPAPVVEALVVTPPPLDPRGHVRKELMERAMAALDVHHRKIPLRDRMYLVDFKKFSGEERLYEVDLVAGEVKVLRTCHGRGSDPSHTGYAQRFSNTPDSNMSSVGAYATAGAGWGAQQGPNVLLDGLEYTNDKARERAIIIHGADYADPDFLAREGKLGRSYGCFSVAHTDLPELRERMGEGRLLFAWA
- a CDS encoding metal-dependent hydrolase family protein, with amino-acid sequence MMRFGLALAVLMASASVAAAQQTPAGAQVSPSQTTTFVEAGRLLADPSNGVVQRGKTLVIRGNQVVEIRDGFVGDPSQGRVVDLRESFVLPGLIDSHVHLTGQQNPNSRLEEVTQSDATQAMVGARYARRTLMAGFTTVADLGASNAAIFALREAVKTGDVPGPRIIAAGSSVSIHGGHGDANGFREDVLHLLSPESVCSGAEDCMRAVRTQVRSGADIIKITATGGVLSNTAAGLNQQFTDPELAAIVESAHRMGRQVTAHAHGVDGINAFLRAGGDSIEHGTYLDDQSIRLFKQNGAWLVPTLLAGDFVARVASGSNNFFTPAQTAKALEAGPKMLDMARRAHEGGVKIAFGTDSGVSAHGDNAQEFALLVRAGLTPLEAIQAATVGAAEHLRISREAGKIVPGMPADIVAVTGDPLTDVTELERMKFVMKSGVVYRAD
- the lpxK gene encoding tetraacyldisaccharide 4'-kinase; this encodes MKLNTPRWWYVRDRDHARVTRTVLKPLGWIWANVTARRIARTVPVDPGCAVISVGNLTVGGSGKTPVARETLRLLRAAGVEAQGLSRGYGGRLEGPVRVDPEAHTAADVGDEPLMLALDAPVWISRDRVAGAMAAQAEGALALVLDDGHQNPALSKTVSLIIVDGETRNDEWPFGDGSVFPSGPMREPLKAGLARADAVVVMLPTDLETADLELLAVFDGLPIFVARLTPEGPPPPGPQVGFAGIAKPWKVERSLKAAGCDLADFVPFPDHAAYSAADMAFLMDRAGVYDAGLITTEKDWVRLTPDQRARVTAWPVVARFEDEAAFTAFLTSRIQSAR
- a CDS encoding 3-deoxy-D-manno-octulosonic acid transferase, giving the protein MTPLPLLAYRLLTRALEPLAPRLLDGRAAKGKEDPARVDERMGFTGIERPQGDLVWLHGVSVGETLSLLPLVERFVKMRPDLTVLVTSGTVTSARILADRLPKGVIHQYAPVDGPGVVARFLDHWRPSLAIFVESELWPNMLLEAHRRGVKLALVSARVTEKTVEGWARFPASARAVTGAFDLVLPQDQLSAERLEGLGARIDGLVNLKLAGEPLPHDTAAFSRLSAAIGDRPVVVAASTHEGEEIAIVRALDKLAERACLILLPRHPERGPHIAAALQREGVVFAMRSRGETIGRDTDVYLADTLNEMGLFLRLADVVVMGGSFAPALGLPAVGGHNPLEPARLGRPTVTGPDASNWATVTSALAEAGGLILVQAPWDLAEAVAPLLADPAAAKAMGERARRAAAEAGGGLDRLWTWLSPLTPQKRPRR
- a CDS encoding lysophospholipid acyltransferase family protein, with the translated sequence MRFCIKTIRWTHENQSLAEAVWAKGGGVLCVFWHSRIGLAPASWPLDRAQAAKGLISLSADGEFIAKAVARQGFPAVRGSSANKDKADRAKGGSQALRDGLKQLKIGALALTPDGPRGPARVMGEGLPLMAKLSGAPALFIGLSCNPAIRFNSWDRAVLPLPFGKGAVVWDRADFPEGADMADVVTDWTARLTAVEARADAITGLKS